The Candidatus Koribacter versatilis Ellin345 genome has a segment encoding these proteins:
- a CDS encoding DNA adenine methylase produces MNSPFAWPGGKKHLKKRLLQMMPAHEAYVEVFSGSAKLLFAKEPSPWEILNDINSDVVNFFRVARHRAAELAERFEHEVIASQRFKALRSAADGASEIDQALRFIYLAWWSFGGKGEHFASLRISELRKAKHPVKRSLRLVRDLIHRTADRLVDVLIENRDFLECIDRYDSTDTLFYCDPPYTSFSKIARYGEMAEARHRDLVSRLRKIRGKFILSYDDSPLVRSLTDGLEIQEARVPYTIAAGEAKIGRELIISNFRLKSVA; encoded by the coding sequence ATGAACTCTCCATTCGCGTGGCCCGGAGGTAAGAAGCACCTGAAGAAGCGCCTGCTGCAGATGATGCCGGCGCACGAAGCTTACGTCGAAGTCTTCTCGGGATCGGCGAAATTGCTGTTCGCAAAAGAGCCTTCGCCCTGGGAGATACTTAACGACATCAACAGTGACGTGGTGAATTTCTTCCGCGTCGCGCGCCATCGCGCGGCCGAGCTGGCCGAACGGTTCGAACACGAAGTCATCGCGTCCCAGCGCTTCAAGGCATTGCGATCGGCGGCGGACGGCGCGAGCGAGATTGACCAGGCGCTGCGCTTCATCTACCTCGCGTGGTGGTCCTTCGGCGGCAAGGGCGAACACTTCGCCTCGCTGCGGATATCAGAGTTGCGGAAAGCCAAGCATCCGGTGAAGCGATCGCTGCGCCTGGTGCGCGACCTCATCCACCGCACAGCGGATCGCCTGGTGGACGTATTGATCGAGAACCGCGACTTCCTGGAATGCATCGATCGCTACGACTCAACAGACACACTGTTCTACTGCGACCCGCCCTACACTTCATTCTCGAAGATCGCCCGTTACGGCGAGATGGCAGAGGCGCGCCACCGCGACCTGGTGTCGCGCCTGCGGAAGATCCGCGGCAAGTTCATACTGAGCTACGACGACTCACCGCTGGTGCGATCGCTGACCGATGGGTTGGAAATACAGGAAGCGCGCGTGCCTTACACGATCGCTGCGGGAGAGGCGAAGATCGGTCGCGAGTTGATCATTTCGAATTTCAGGCTGAAGAGCGTTGCGTAG
- a CDS encoding glycoside hydrolase family 73 protein, with the protein MTTQSQLDMLEKFGEAAGAEQAKFGVPASVVIAQAILESGWGEHQLATRYNNFFGIKARAGEEYCEFSPDAIEKAAGDKTRKRYAKFGSMQEAFNRHGELLSTADRYQPAMRFANDPLVFAAQLQRCGYSEDPKYARKLTTLIRDHNLTRFDAKEAA; encoded by the coding sequence ATGACGACTCAATCCCAACTCGACATGCTCGAAAAGTTTGGTGAAGCCGCGGGTGCCGAGCAGGCAAAATTCGGCGTGCCGGCGAGCGTGGTGATTGCGCAGGCAATCCTGGAGTCGGGATGGGGTGAGCATCAGCTCGCGACACGCTACAACAATTTTTTCGGCATCAAGGCGCGCGCCGGCGAGGAGTATTGCGAATTCTCCCCGGATGCGATCGAGAAAGCGGCGGGCGACAAAACCCGCAAGCGCTATGCGAAGTTCGGCTCAATGCAGGAAGCATTCAACCGCCACGGCGAGCTGCTCTCCACCGCCGATCGCTACCAGCCTGCGATGCGCTTTGCCAATGACCCGCTGGTTTTCGCCGCGCAACTTCAACGCTGCGGCTATTCGGAAGATCCCAAGTATGCGCGGAAGCTGACCACGCTCATCCGCGATCACAACCTCACCCGCTTCGACGCCAAGGAGGCCGCATGA
- a CDS encoding terminase large subunit domain-containing protein — protein sequence MASQQREIERTASKALVKLYPYQVRWILDEGRFKLIVKGRQTGLSFGTSLRHVRRRIKTRGDTIWISASDRQSRESIEYCKTHAKAVGEAFDFAEIAFPGTDDKAQQITFLHNGARIIGLPANPDTVRGYHGDVVLDEFGFHRDAKKIYKAAIAIASRGYQLEVISTPNEQAGKFWEIAKAAGVPADGGSERTHWTKGVWSVHWLDIYTAVKEGCPIDVEVMRQACYDDDTWQQEYCCVFLADAQNYIPMELIIAAESQMASLDARPEDLAGRELYLGMDIGRKKDRTVIWIDEKLGDVMITRAVETLERTPFAKQFEQAAAWMPYVRRGCIDSTGIGAQIGEDLERKFGAAKVEKVEFNIANKETMAGLAKRKLEDRQARIPESPSIRRAINAVKRYTSPTGHFRFDADRTEAGHADEFWAFALCLSAAEGGSSPALASIDTDTSLNRARNGVDEDLVAAGARRERGDYMMGARNRDRRVW from the coding sequence ATGGCATCACAGCAGCGTGAGATCGAGAGGACGGCAAGCAAGGCCCTGGTAAAGCTTTATCCCTATCAGGTGCGCTGGATCCTCGACGAGGGACGTTTCAAGCTCATTGTGAAGGGTCGCCAAACCGGCCTGAGCTTCGGAACCTCGCTGCGCCACGTTCGCCGCCGCATAAAGACCCGAGGCGACACGATCTGGATCTCCGCATCTGACCGCCAGTCGCGCGAGTCGATCGAATATTGCAAAACTCATGCGAAGGCCGTTGGGGAAGCGTTCGACTTCGCCGAGATCGCGTTTCCCGGTACCGACGACAAGGCCCAGCAGATCACGTTTCTGCACAATGGCGCGCGGATCATCGGTCTTCCGGCGAACCCGGATACCGTTCGCGGCTACCACGGTGATGTTGTCCTGGACGAGTTCGGCTTCCATCGCGACGCGAAGAAAATTTACAAGGCTGCGATCGCGATCGCATCGCGCGGCTATCAGCTCGAAGTGATCTCCACGCCGAACGAACAGGCGGGCAAATTTTGGGAGATCGCAAAAGCTGCCGGCGTTCCCGCCGATGGCGGCTCCGAGCGCACGCATTGGACGAAGGGTGTCTGGTCGGTGCACTGGCTCGACATCTACACGGCGGTGAAGGAAGGCTGCCCGATCGACGTCGAGGTTATGCGCCAGGCGTGCTACGACGACGACACCTGGCAGCAGGAATACTGCTGCGTATTCCTTGCCGACGCGCAGAACTACATCCCGATGGAATTGATCATCGCGGCTGAGAGCCAGATGGCTTCGCTCGATGCGCGCCCGGAGGACCTCGCCGGCCGCGAGCTTTACCTGGGCATGGATATCGGCCGCAAGAAAGATCGCACCGTGATCTGGATCGACGAGAAGCTTGGCGATGTCATGATCACGCGTGCCGTCGAGACGCTCGAACGCACGCCGTTCGCGAAGCAATTTGAGCAGGCCGCCGCGTGGATGCCGTATGTGCGTCGCGGTTGCATCGATTCGACGGGCATCGGCGCGCAGATCGGTGAGGATCTAGAGCGCAAGTTCGGCGCCGCGAAAGTCGAGAAGGTCGAGTTCAACATCGCCAACAAAGAAACGATGGCTGGACTCGCAAAGCGCAAGCTTGAAGATCGTCAGGCGCGGATCCCGGAGTCGCCGTCGATTCGCCGGGCGATCAACGCAGTAAAGCGCTACACCTCGCCGACCGGACATTTCCGCTTCGACGCCGATCGCACTGAGGCTGGCCACGCCGACGAATTCTGGGCTTTCGCACTCTGTTTGTCGGCCGCTGAAGGCGGATCCTCGCCCGCGCTGGCCTCGATCGACACCGATACCTCTCTCAACCGCGCGCGCAACGGTGTGGATGAAGACCTGGTTGCAGCCGGCGCGCGGCGTGAGCGTGGCGATTACATGATGGGCGCGCGCAATCGGGATCGGAGGGTCTGGTGA